A region of Argentina anserina chromosome 5, drPotAnse1.1, whole genome shotgun sequence DNA encodes the following proteins:
- the LOC126794890 gene encoding probable methyltransferase PMT18: MARDYGGGSPKHHQLESKKKRLTMIFGVSALCVVCYCLGAWQTTSAPVSRSELYNRVGCDELSSKSKTSNATSEPALAHLDFESHHQVEINKSEAVQKFPPCSMVYSEYTPCQDPNRGRKFDRKMLKYRERHCPTKEEQLLCLIPAPPKYKTPFQWPQSRDFAWYDNIPHRELSIEKAVQNWIQVEGDRFRFPGGGTMFPRGADAYIDDINALIPLTNGQIRTAIDTGCGVASWGAYLLKRNILTMSFAPRDTHAAQVQFALERGVPAMIGVMGSKRLPYPARAFDMAHCSRCLIPWQNDDGLYLIEVDRVLRPGAYWILSGPPINWKKHWRGWERTQEDLKQEQDAIEAVAKSLCWKKVIQKNDLAIWQKPLNHVECIRSRKVIKTPHICKSDNPDMAWDRNMETCITPLPEASNPNDVAGGPLEKWPERAFAVPPRISSGSIPGITPEKLKEDNALWKERVEHYKRIVPISKGRYRNVMDMNAYLGGFAAALSKYPVWVMNTVPANTNQDTLGVIYERGFIGTYQDWCEAFSTYPRTYDLIHAGGVFSIYQDRCDITYILLEMDRILRPEGAVIFRDTVEILVKIKAITDGMRWRSQIMDHETGPFNPEKILYAVKTYWTGEAKKQS; encoded by the exons ATGGCTAGGGACTATGGTGGTGGATCACCAAAGCACCACCAGCTTGAATCCAAGAAGAAGAGGCTTACTATGATCTTTGGGGTTAGTGCACTTTGCGTAGTATGTTACTGCTTAGGAGCTTGGCAAACCACTTCTGCTCCCGTCAGTCGGTCTGAGCTCTACAACAGGGTTGGTTGTGACGAACTTTCTAGCAAATCGAAGACCTCCAATGCCACATCTGAGCCTGCTCTAGCTCACTTGGATTTCGAAAGCCATCACCAAGTGGAGATCAACAAATCCGAGGCAGTCCAGAAGTTCCCACCTTGCTCCATGGTATACAGTGAGTACACTCCTTGCCAAGATCCAAATAGGGGAAGAAAATTCGATAGGAAAATGTTGAAGTACAGAGAGCGGCATTGCCCCACCAAAGAAGAACAACTTCTTTGCTTGATACCTGCTCCACCAAAGTACAAGACTCCTTTCCAGTGGCCTCAGAGCCGAGATTTCGCTTGGTATGACAACATTCCACATAGGGAGCTTAGCATTgagaaagctgttcagaattGGATTCAAGTTGAGGGTGACCGCTTTAGATTCCCTGGCGGAGGTACCATGTTTCCAAGAGGAGCTGATGCTTACATAGATGATATTAATGCGCTCATTCCTCTTACTAATGGTCAAATCAGAACTGCAATTGACACAGGCTGTGGT GTTGCAAGTTGGGGTGCTTACTTGTTGAAGAGAAATATATTGACAATGTCTTTCGCTCCAAGAGATACGCATGCAGCACAGGTCCAGTTCGCATTGGAGAGGGGAGTTCCTGCTATGATTGGCGTCATGGGATCAAAAAGGCTTCCTTACCCTGCGAGGGCTTTCGATATGGCTCACTGTTCCCGCTGCTTGATACCATGGCAGAATGATG ATGGTTTGTATCTAATTGAAGTGGACAGAGTTCTAAGGCCAGGTGCTTACTGGATTCTTTCTGGGCCCCCTATTAACTGGAAAAAACACTGGAGAGGATGGGAGAGAACCCAAGAAGACTTAAAACAAGAGCAAGATGCTATCGAGGCTGTTGCAAAGAGCTTGTGCTGGAAGAAAGTGATTCAGAAAAATGATCTTGCTATCTGGCAAAAGCCCCTCAATCACGTTGAATGCATCAGAAGCAGGAAGGTCATTAAGACACCACATATATGCAAATCAGACAATCCAGATATGGCTTG GGACAGAAATATGGAAACTTGCATTACACCTCTGCCAGAGGCAAGCAATCCAAATGACGTTGCTGGTGGGCCATTGGAGAAGTGGCCTGAGCGGGCATTTGCCGTCCCTCCTAGAATCAGCAGTGGTTCAATACCAGGAATCACCCCGGAGAAACTCAAAGAGGATAATGCTCTGTGGAAGGAGAGGGTGGAACATTACAAGCGGATTGTACCAATTTCCAAAGGAAGGTATAGGAATGTGATGGACATGAATGCTTACCTTGGTGGATTTGCTGCTGCATTGTCGAAATATCCAGTCTGGGTTATGAACACAGTTCCTGCAAATACAAACCAGGACACTCTTGGTGTGATCTATGAAAGGGGTTTCATTGGTACCTACCAGGATTGGTGTGAAGCATTTTCAACATACCCCAGAACTTATGATCTCATCCATGCTGGCGGTGTCTTCAGCATATATCAGGACAG gTGTGACATCACATACATATTGCTGGAGATGGATAGAATTCTGAGGCCGGAAGGAGCTGTTATATTTAGGGATACTGTGGAGATACTTGTGAAGATAAAGGCCATTACAGATGGGATGAGGTGGAGGAGTCAAATTATGGATCATGAGACTGGACCTTTTAACCCGGAGAAAATTCTATATGCTGTCAAAACTTACTGGACAGGTGAAGCTAAAAAGCAGAGCTAG
- the LOC126794893 gene encoding uncharacterized protein LOC126794893 — MGDDDAAKMTSSSSDSSPTLHALQAEVTKAMEGAKSLQDSASSFISRNSSEEQSLRHRAQSLDSSLRRLRSQIYSLHHHNKALDPKLSEKLEEDLHRATCILTDGDAGSFLPPKAHGGFLRMFLGPINVRSTSKDIQLKVKEEYNAYRDRTALLFLLFPLALLILRSWIWDGCLPTFPVQAYQAWLLFLYTGLSLRENILRVNGSDIRPWWIYHHYCAMFMAMVSLTWDIQGHPNCAQKQRGVQLFLQWAMMQGVAMLLQNRYQRQRLYTRIALGKANRMDVVWGETAGVDGQLWLLCPILFILQGFEAYVGLQLLKTAMIRVVAEWQVSLCGVLLILMAIGNFVNTVQTLMVKSRFKAKMKKTKSKQEL; from the exons ATGGGAGATGATGACGCCGCAAAGAtgacctcctcctcctctgatTCCTCCCCAACTCTCCACGCCCTACAAGCCGAGGTCACCAAAGCCATGGAGGGCGCCAAGTCCTTACAAGACTCTGCTTCCTCCTTCATCTCCCGTAACTCCAGCGAAGAACAGTCCCTCCGCCACCGAGCCCAGTCTCTCGATTCCTCTCTCCGCCGCCTCCGCTCCCAAATCTACTCTCTTCACCATCACAACAAGGCCTTGGATCCCAAGCTCTCCGAAAAG CTGGAGGAGGATTTGCATAGGGCGACGTGTATTTTGACGGATGGTGACGCCGgttcttttcttcctcctaAAGCTCATG GTGGGTTTCTGAGAATGTTTCTTGGTCCTATCAATGTGCGTTCGACTAGCAAAGACATTCAGCTTAAGGTTAAAGAAGAGTACAATGCTTATAGA GATCGAACTGCCCTGCTATTCCTTCTCTTTCCGTTAGCATTACTTATTCTGAGATCTTGGATATGGGATGGATGCTTGCCAACATTTCCTGTTCAGGCTTACCAG GCATGGCTCTTATTCCTTTATACTGGCTTGTCATTGCGAGAAAACATACTGAGAGTAAATGGAAGTGATATTCGTCCATG GTGGATATACCACCACTATTGTGCGATGTTTATGGCCATGGTTAGTCTCACATGGGATATTCAAGGACATCCAAATTGTGCCCAAAAACAG AGAGGGGTTCAACTTTTCCTGCAATGGGCAATGATGCAAGGAGTGGCTATGCTTTTACAAAATAGATATCAACGCCAGAGACTGTATACTCGAATTGCATTGGGAAAG GCCAATAGGATGGACGTCGTATGGGGTGAAACAGCTGGTGTTGATGGTCAATTGTGGCTTTTATGTCCCATACTTTTTATATTGCAG ggttttgaggCGTATGTTGGACTACAATTGCTCAAGACTGCTATGATCAGGGTTGTTGCCGAATGGCAG GTGAGTTTGTGCGGTGTGCTATTAATTCTAATGGCGATCGGGAACTTTGTAAATACTGTACAAACACTGATGGTGAAATCAAGGTTCAAGGCAAAGATGAAAAAAACCAAGAGCAAGCAGGAATTGTAG